A DNA window from Ornithodoros turicata isolate Travis chromosome 10, ASM3712646v1, whole genome shotgun sequence contains the following coding sequences:
- the LOC135369715 gene encoding uncharacterized protein LOC135369715, producing the protein MCKPKVNTPYGRSLAARYSKQCLIARIQENKLDIRRHRHQLTPYERTVSQVVSPDVMHQVLAARKKAEEQEATKHDKRHQRKFDPLLPDASSRTPTPTPNETVINLSSKPLTKEQESLLSKCMNFVPTTTKIPCKKIIAEVEDKLRFVKNPTAVNLARNRFLNVISKKWEAPPSNLTAGERNAMKKLQAASDIIVLPSDKRKSTVVLDRTEYLQKMHDLVDDESRFTKLESDPTPRSERSLVKLLRKLKDIGSISDPVYKRLFSSDGHIPRGYGLPKVHKPGVPLRPIVSFVGAPTYQLSKFLTELLSPIMNKNGHSANNSREFCSSVLDLVIEPDEVMISFDVVSLFTNVPVTLAIDVATSRLSNDASLPDRTALSVSEIRSLLSFCLDETCRQLQALL; encoded by the coding sequence ATGTGCAAGCCCAAGGTAAATACACCGTATGGAAGAAGCCTAGCGGCGAGGTACAGCAAACAGTGCCTTATTGCTAGAATTCAAGAAAACAAGCTTGACATCAGGAGGCACCGACATCAACTAACGCCCTACGAAAGGACGGTCAGCCAAGTCGTTTCTCCGGACGTTATGCATCAAGTTCTCGCGGCCAGAAAGAAGGCAGAAGAGCAAGAAGCAACAAAGCATGACAAACGACACCAACGTAAGTTTGATCCCCTTTTACCGGACGCTTCCAGTCGAACTCCTACTCCCACGCCGAACGAAACTGTCATCAATCTGTCTTCGAAACCGTTAACTAAAGAGCAGGAGTCACTTCTTAGCAAATGCATGAATTTCGTGCCCACCACTACCAAGATACCCTGCAAAAAAATCATTGCTGAAGTTGAAGATAAACTTCGCTTTGTGAAGAACCCTACCGCGGTCAACCTTGCCAGAAACCGTTTTCTTAACGTCATTTCTAAGAAGTGGGAGGCACCGCCTTCCAATCTGACCGCCGGCGAGAGGAATGCCATGAAGAAACTACAAGCAGCCTCGGATATCATTGTGCTCCCTTCAGATAAACGGAAAAGCACTGTGGTCTTAGACAGAACTGAATATCTGCAAAAAATGCACGACCTTGTTGACGACGAGTCCCGCTTCACGAAACTTGAATCTGACCCAACACCAAGGTCGGAACGATCCCTGGTCAAACTTCTTCGCAAATTAAAGGACATCGGAAGCATTTCGGACCCTGTTTACAAGCGCCTGTTTTCATCAGACGGACATATACCTAGAGGCTATGGTTTACCAAAAGTGCACAAGCCTGGTGTCCCTCTTCGCCCCATAGTGTCCTTTGTTGGAGCACCTACGTATCAACTATCAAAATTCCTCACTGAGCTCCTGTCTCCCATCATGAACAAGAACGGACATTCGGCGAATAACTCTCGTGAattctgctcgtctgtgctagACTTGGTGATCGAACCTGATGAAGTGATGATATCGTTTGATGTTGTCTCTTTGTTTACAAATGTGCCTGTCACACTCGCCATTGACGTCGCGACTAGCCGTCTCTCTAATGATGCTTCCTTGCCTGACCGTACTGCGCTTTCTGTATCGGAAATAAGGTCACTTCTTTCATTTTGTCTTGATGAAACGTGCAGGCAACTACAAGCTTTACTTTAA